A window from Streptomyces sp. NBC_00335 encodes these proteins:
- a CDS encoding 6-phosphofructokinase yields MRIGVLTSGGDCPGLNAVIRSVVHRAVVDHGDEVIGFHDGWRGLLECDYRKLDLDAVSGILARGGTILGSSRVQPAHLRDGVERARGHVADLGLDAIIPIGGEGTLKAANLLSQGGLPIVGVPKTIDNDIASTDVTFGFDTAVGVATEALDRLKTTAESHQRVMVVEVMGRHTGWIALHSGMAAGAHAIVVPERPFDIEELTAIVGERFEQGKRFAIVVVAEGAKPAEGSSMALEEGGTDMYGHERFAGIGNRLAVELEERLGKEARPVILGHVQRGGTPTAYDRVLATRFGWHAVEAAHRGEFGMLTALRGTDIVMVPLDEAVQTLKTVPSERYDEAQNVL; encoded by the coding sequence ATGCGCATAGGTGTGCTCACTTCCGGAGGCGACTGCCCCGGGCTCAACGCCGTCATCCGCTCCGTCGTGCACCGCGCCGTCGTCGACCACGGGGACGAGGTCATCGGTTTCCACGACGGCTGGCGCGGCCTCCTGGAGTGCGACTACCGCAAGCTCGACCTGGACGCCGTGAGCGGCATCCTGGCCCGTGGCGGAACGATTCTGGGCTCCTCCCGGGTCCAGCCCGCCCATCTGCGCGACGGCGTGGAGCGGGCCCGCGGCCACGTCGCCGATCTCGGCCTGGACGCCATCATCCCGATCGGCGGCGAAGGCACGCTGAAGGCCGCGAACCTGCTCTCGCAGGGCGGCCTGCCGATCGTCGGCGTCCCTAAGACGATCGACAACGACATCGCCTCCACCGACGTCACCTTCGGCTTCGACACCGCCGTCGGGGTGGCCACCGAGGCACTGGACCGGCTGAAGACCACCGCGGAGTCCCACCAGCGCGTGATGGTCGTGGAGGTCATGGGCCGCCACACCGGCTGGATCGCCCTGCACTCGGGCATGGCGGCCGGCGCGCACGCGATCGTCGTGCCCGAGCGCCCCTTCGACATCGAGGAGCTGACCGCGATCGTCGGCGAGCGCTTCGAGCAGGGCAAGCGCTTCGCGATCGTCGTGGTCGCCGAGGGCGCCAAGCCCGCCGAGGGCAGCTCGATGGCCCTGGAAGAGGGCGGCACCGACATGTACGGCCACGAGCGGTTCGCCGGCATCGGCAACCGTCTCGCCGTCGAGCTGGAGGAGCGCCTCGGCAAGGAGGCCCGGCCGGTCATCCTGGGCCACGTCCAGCGCGGCGGCACGCCCACGGCGTACGACCGCGTCCTGGCGACCCGCTTCGGCTGGCACGCGGTGGAGGCCGCCCACCGGGGCGAGTTCGGGATGCTGACGGCCCTGCGCGGCACGGACATCGTCATGGTCCCGCTCGACGAGGCCGTGCAGACCCTGAAGACGGTTCCGTCGGAGCGTTACGACGAGGCGCAGAACGTCCTGTGA
- the ureG gene encoding urease accessory protein UreG, with protein sequence MHLDHSLGGVTFPHRHTHSAEPLRADGTRRALRIGLGGPVGSGKTATVAALCRALRTELSMAVVTNDIYTREDAEFLLREAVLPPERISAVETGACPHTAIRDDISANLEAVEELEEAFHGNGRLDLILVESGGDNLTATFSRGLVDAQIFVIDVAGGDDIPRKGGPGVTTADLLVVNKTDLAPHVGSDLDRMARDAAAQRGELPVAFQSLRGEEGVAPVAAWVRERIAAWTAR encoded by the coding sequence ATGCACCTCGACCACTCCCTCGGCGGCGTGACCTTCCCGCACCGCCACACCCACAGCGCCGAGCCGCTGCGGGCGGACGGGACCCGCCGCGCCCTGCGCATCGGCCTCGGCGGGCCCGTCGGCTCCGGGAAGACCGCCACCGTCGCCGCGCTCTGCAGGGCCCTGCGCACGGAGCTGTCCATGGCCGTGGTCACCAACGACATCTACACCCGCGAGGACGCCGAGTTCCTGCTCCGCGAAGCCGTCCTGCCGCCCGAGCGGATCAGCGCCGTGGAGACCGGCGCCTGCCCGCACACCGCCATCCGCGACGACATCTCCGCCAACCTGGAAGCCGTGGAGGAGCTGGAGGAGGCCTTCCACGGGAACGGACGGCTCGACCTGATCCTCGTCGAGTCCGGCGGCGACAACCTCACCGCCACCTTCTCCCGGGGCCTCGTCGACGCCCAGATCTTCGTCATCGACGTGGCCGGCGGCGACGACATCCCGCGCAAGGGCGGCCCCGGCGTCACCACCGCGGACCTGCTCGTCGTCAACAAGACCGACCTCGCCCCCCACGTCGGCTCGGACCTGGACCGGATGGCCCGCGACGCCGCCGCCCAGCGCGGCGAACTCCCTGTCGCCTTCCAGTCCTTGCGCGGCGAGGAGGGCGTGGCCCCGGTGGCCGCCTGGGTGCGCGAGCGGATCGCCGCCTGGACCGCCCGGTGA
- a CDS encoding urease subunit beta, whose product MIPGEIAYGDGPVRLNEGRPVTRLTVLNAADRPVQVGSHYHFAEANPGLDFDRRAAHGLRLDIAAGTAVRFEPGIPVAVALVPLAGLRTVPGLRGETGGPLDG is encoded by the coding sequence ATGATCCCCGGCGAAATCGCCTACGGGGACGGCCCGGTGCGCCTCAACGAAGGCCGGCCCGTCACCCGACTCACCGTGCTCAACGCCGCCGACCGGCCCGTCCAGGTCGGCTCGCACTACCACTTCGCCGAGGCCAACCCCGGCCTCGACTTCGACCGCCGCGCGGCCCACGGCCTGCGGCTCGACATCGCCGCCGGCACCGCGGTCCGCTTCGAGCCGGGCATCCCGGTTGCCGTGGCCCTCGTACCGCTGGCCGGGCTGCGCACCGTGCCGGGACTGCGCGGGGAGACCGGAGGGCCGCTCGATGGCTGA
- a CDS encoding cytochrome c oxidase assembly protein, protein MKMDLPPFTLGRGLEFSFDAFFLIGSILGLALYGWGVVRLRRRGDAWPVGRTIGFTIGVLSVALVMCTKLNDYGMVMFSVHMVQHMVISMLSPILLLLGAPVTLALRALAPAARGHKGPRELLLMLLHSRYMKVITHPVFTIPMFIASLYGLYFTPLFDFLMGSKTGHIAMMVHFLAVGLVFFWPIMGVDPGPHRPGYVMRMLELFAGMPFHAFFGIALMMASEPMIKTYANPPASLGIDPLLDQQWGGGIAWAFSEIPSVLVLIALVYQWYHSEQRAAKRSDRSEDRNGDQELAAYNSYLASLQARGQ, encoded by the coding sequence ATGAAGATGGACCTGCCGCCCTTCACCCTCGGGCGCGGGCTGGAGTTCTCCTTCGACGCCTTCTTCCTCATCGGCTCGATCCTCGGCCTCGCGCTGTACGGGTGGGGCGTGGTGCGGCTGCGCCGGCGCGGGGACGCCTGGCCGGTCGGGCGGACGATCGGCTTCACCATCGGCGTGCTGAGCGTGGCCCTGGTGATGTGCACCAAGCTGAACGACTACGGCATGGTCATGTTCAGCGTGCACATGGTCCAGCACATGGTGATCAGCATGCTCAGCCCGATCCTGCTGCTGCTGGGCGCGCCCGTGACGCTGGCCCTGCGCGCGCTGGCGCCGGCGGCCCGAGGTCACAAGGGGCCGCGCGAGCTGCTCCTGATGCTCCTGCACAGCCGGTACATGAAGGTGATCACCCATCCGGTGTTCACCATCCCGATGTTCATCGCCAGCCTCTACGGCCTGTACTTCACCCCGCTCTTCGACTTCCTGATGGGGTCGAAGACGGGCCACATCGCGATGATGGTGCACTTCCTCGCCGTCGGCCTCGTCTTCTTCTGGCCGATCATGGGCGTGGACCCGGGCCCGCACCGCCCCGGCTACGTGATGCGGATGCTGGAGCTGTTCGCCGGAATGCCCTTCCACGCCTTCTTCGGCATCGCGCTGATGATGGCCAGCGAGCCGATGATCAAGACGTACGCGAACCCGCCCGCCTCCCTCGGCATCGACCCCCTGCTCGACCAGCAGTGGGGCGGCGGAATCGCCTGGGCCTTCAGCGAGATCCCCTCGGTGCTGGTGCTGATCGCGCTGGTCTACCAGTGGTACCACTCGGAACAGCGGGCCGCGAAGCGCTCCGACCGGTCCGAGGACCGCAACGGGGATCAGGAGCTGGCGGCCTACAACTCGTATCTCGCCTCGCTCCAAGCGCGTGGCCAGTAG
- a CDS encoding lysophospholipid acyltransferase family protein produces MFYHLLKHVILGPLLRLLFRPRIEGLENIPEDGAAIIAGNHLSFSDHFLMPAILTRRITFLAKAEYFTGPGLKGRLTAAFFRSAGQIPVDRSGKDAGQAALREGLGVLSKGELLGIYPEGTRSHDGRLYKGKVGVAAMALGAAVPVVPCAMVGTFEIQPPGQKIPKIRRVTIRFGRPLDFSRYAGMEGERAVLRAVTDEIMYEVLALSGQEYVDRYAADVKAEEEEARKKARRRTR; encoded by the coding sequence GTGTTCTACCACTTGCTCAAGCACGTGATCCTGGGGCCGCTGCTGCGGCTCCTGTTCCGGCCCCGCATCGAAGGACTGGAGAACATCCCGGAGGACGGGGCCGCGATCATCGCGGGCAACCACCTGTCGTTCTCCGACCACTTCCTGATGCCCGCGATCCTGACGCGGCGCATCACCTTCCTCGCCAAGGCCGAGTACTTCACCGGACCGGGCCTGAAGGGACGGCTCACCGCCGCCTTCTTCCGCAGTGCCGGACAGATCCCGGTCGACCGCTCCGGCAAGGACGCGGGTCAGGCCGCGCTCCGCGAGGGGCTCGGGGTGCTGTCCAAGGGCGAGCTGCTGGGCATCTACCCGGAGGGCACCCGCTCGCACGACGGGCGGCTGTACAAGGGCAAGGTCGGAGTGGCGGCGATGGCCCTGGGCGCCGCGGTGCCCGTCGTCCCGTGCGCGATGGTCGGGACCTTCGAGATCCAGCCGCCCGGACAGAAGATCCCCAAGATCCGCCGGGTCACGATCCGCTTCGGCCGGCCGCTGGACTTCTCCCGGTACGCGGGGATGGAGGGCGAGCGGGCCGTGCTGCGGGCCGTCACCGACGAGATCATGTACGAGGTCCTCGCCCTGTCCGGCCAGGAGTACGTGGACCGGTACGCCGCCGACGTCAAGGCGGAGGAAGAGGAAGCACGGAAGAAGGCCCGGCGCAGGACGCGCTGA
- a CDS encoding urease subunit gamma — protein sequence MQLTPHEQERLLIHVAADVAERRKARGVLLNHPEAIALITAHLLEGARDGRTVAELMASGRTVLSREEVMEGIPEMIHDVQVEATFPDGTKLVTVHDPIV from the coding sequence GTGCAGCTGACCCCCCACGAGCAGGAGAGACTGCTCATCCACGTCGCCGCCGACGTGGCCGAGAGACGCAAGGCGCGGGGCGTACTCCTCAACCATCCCGAGGCGATCGCCCTGATCACGGCACACCTCCTCGAAGGGGCCCGCGACGGCCGGACGGTGGCCGAGCTGATGGCCTCCGGGCGGACCGTGCTCTCCCGCGAGGAGGTCATGGAGGGGATACCCGAGATGATCCACGACGTCCAGGTCGAGGCGACCTTCCCGGACGGCACCAAGCTCGTCACCGTCCACGACCCCATCGTCTGA
- a CDS encoding urease accessory protein UreD yields MSPTVIPAAVPTAPGAPPAGPPAPAPAGLRATARIGATTDGRGGTALPLLAGEGPLALRRTRGGPGEAGVMLVGAMSAPLGGDHLTVEAAAGPGARLVFRSAAATLALPGRHGEPARYDVRLRLGDGAAVRWLPEPLVSVRGSDLRVRTRAELAPTARLLLREEQVLGRTGEAPGLLRARLAVTRDGRPLLDQELACGPGAPGGWDGPAGLAGHRALGQLLVVDPEFAKAPPQAGMLGEFAALTPLAGPAVLVTALAPDALRLRELLDSACAAYGW; encoded by the coding sequence GTGAGCCCCACGGTCATCCCCGCGGCCGTCCCCACGGCGCCGGGCGCGCCCCCCGCCGGCCCCCCGGCCCCCGCTCCGGCCGGCCTGCGCGCCACCGCCCGGATCGGCGCCACCACCGACGGGCGGGGCGGCACCGCCCTGCCCCTGCTGGCCGGGGAGGGGCCGCTCGCCCTGCGCCGCACCCGGGGCGGGCCCGGTGAGGCGGGCGTCATGCTGGTCGGCGCCATGAGCGCCCCCCTCGGCGGTGACCACCTCACGGTCGAGGCCGCCGCGGGACCGGGCGCCCGGCTGGTGTTCCGCTCGGCGGCGGCCACCCTGGCACTGCCCGGCCGGCACGGAGAACCCGCGCGGTACGACGTACGGCTCCGGCTCGGGGACGGGGCGGCGGTGCGCTGGCTCCCGGAGCCCCTCGTCTCGGTGCGCGGCAGCGACCTGCGGGTCCGTACCCGCGCCGAACTCGCCCCCACCGCCCGGCTCCTGCTGCGCGAGGAGCAGGTGCTCGGCCGCACCGGAGAGGCTCCCGGCCTGCTGCGCGCCCGGCTCGCCGTGACCCGGGACGGGCGCCCGCTGCTGGACCAGGAGCTCGCCTGCGGACCGGGCGCACCCGGCGGCTGGGACGGCCCGGCGGGACTCGCGGGCCACCGGGCACTGGGGCAGCTGCTGGTGGTGGACCCGGAGTTCGCGAAGGCCCCGCCGCAGGCAGGGATGCTGGGGGAGTTCGCCGCGCTCACCCCGCTGGCGGGTCCGGCCGTCCTGGTCACGGCCCTGGCCCCGGACGCACTGCGGCTGCGCGAACTGCTCGACTCCGCCTGCGCCGCCTACGGTTGGTGA
- a CDS encoding type 1 glutamine amidotransferase — protein MSDNSLRLVWIYPDLLSTYGDQGNALVVERRARRRGLDVQRVDVRSDQPIPTSGDIYLIGGGEDRPQRLAAERLLRDGGLERAVSNGAIVFSVCAGYQILGQEFVNDVGERQQGLGLLDVVTVRGEGERCVGDVLGDIDPRLGLPQLTGFENHQGVTHLGPTARPFARVTMGRGNGTGDGTEGAYNDTVFGTYMHGPVLARNPQIADLLLKLALDVNALPPIDDRWYEALRAERIAAATQPA, from the coding sequence ATGAGCGACAACAGCCTGCGTCTGGTGTGGATCTACCCCGACCTGCTCAGCACGTACGGAGACCAGGGCAACGCCCTGGTCGTCGAGCGCCGGGCCCGCCGGCGCGGCCTGGACGTACAGCGCGTGGACGTGCGCAGCGACCAGCCGATCCCCACCTCGGGCGACATCTACCTGATCGGCGGCGGTGAGGACCGGCCGCAGCGGCTGGCCGCGGAGCGCCTGCTGCGCGACGGCGGTCTGGAGCGCGCCGTTTCGAACGGGGCGATCGTCTTCTCCGTCTGTGCCGGCTACCAGATCCTGGGCCAGGAGTTCGTCAACGACGTCGGCGAGCGCCAGCAGGGCCTCGGCCTGCTGGACGTGGTGACCGTGCGCGGCGAGGGCGAGCGGTGCGTCGGCGACGTGCTGGGGGACATCGACCCCCGGCTCGGCCTGCCGCAGCTGACCGGCTTCGAGAACCACCAGGGCGTCACGCACCTCGGCCCGACGGCCAGGCCCTTCGCGCGGGTCACGATGGGCCGCGGCAACGGCACCGGCGACGGCACCGAAGGCGCGTACAACGACACGGTGTTCGGCACGTACATGCACGGTCCCGTGCTGGCGCGCAACCCGCAGATCGCGGACCTGCTGCTGAAGCTGGCCCTCGACGTGAACGCGCTGCCGCCCATCGACGACCGCTGGTACGAGGCGCTGCGCGCCGAGCGCATCGCGGCGGCCACGCAGCCCGCGTAG
- a CDS encoding alpha/beta hydrolase, which produces MIRNAVLGSAATLVTGTLAASLLLAPSASASSASSGFSGPSGRDNPIAEAFGTQIAAARAARTGIDWKDCPPDWGFAAPIQCGYVKVPLDYSKPFGKTIDIAVDRAVSTGTKEERQGALLYNPGGPGASGMRFPRRITTKSPLWVNTAKAYDFVGFDPRGVGHSAPISCIDPQEYVKAPKADPVPDSKADKNAQRKLAEEYADGCKERSGEMLPFMTTPNIARDLDVIRAALGEKKLNFIGVSYGTYIGGVYATLFPTHVRRMIVDSVVDPSRDNIWYEANLGQDVAFQMRWNDWEDWVAKNDASFHLGTTRAEVEAKWLKLRAKAKANPLGGIVGPAELIGFFQSAPYYDSSWVPVAQTWAAYEAGDEQALIDAIAPDMSDIQGNASAENGNAVYTAVECADAKWPTSWSKWDRDNTKLHAQYPFMTWANAWMNLPCATWKSKQHHAIEVGVGAHRGLPPVLIVQSERDAATPYKGGVSLNKRLAGSRLITEQNAGSHGVTNLVNPCINTRVDTYLLTGQVDAQNVTCGPHATPVAPAPVAAKLLAPAPAADQRAIDELPAIR; this is translated from the coding sequence GTGATACGCAACGCGGTGCTGGGGAGCGCCGCCACTCTGGTCACCGGCACGCTGGCGGCGAGCCTGTTGCTCGCCCCGTCGGCGTCGGCCTCCTCGGCCTCGTCGGGCTTCTCCGGCCCTTCCGGCCGTGACAACCCGATCGCCGAGGCGTTCGGCACCCAGATCGCCGCCGCCCGCGCGGCCCGCACCGGGATCGACTGGAAGGACTGTCCGCCCGACTGGGGCTTCGCGGCGCCCATCCAGTGCGGCTACGTGAAGGTCCCGCTCGACTACAGCAAGCCCTTCGGCAAGACGATCGACATCGCGGTCGACCGCGCCGTCAGCACCGGCACCAAGGAAGAGCGCCAGGGCGCGCTCCTCTACAACCCGGGCGGCCCGGGCGCCTCCGGCATGCGCTTCCCCCGCCGGATCACCACCAAGAGCCCGCTGTGGGTCAACACCGCGAAGGCGTACGACTTCGTGGGCTTCGACCCGCGCGGCGTCGGCCACTCCGCGCCGATCTCCTGCATTGACCCGCAGGAGTACGTCAAGGCCCCCAAGGCCGACCCGGTGCCGGACAGCAAGGCCGACAAGAACGCCCAGCGCAAGCTCGCCGAGGAGTACGCGGACGGCTGCAAGGAGCGCAGCGGCGAGATGCTGCCGTTCATGACCACGCCGAACATCGCGCGTGACCTGGACGTCATCCGTGCCGCCCTCGGCGAGAAGAAGCTGAACTTCATCGGCGTCTCCTACGGCACCTACATCGGCGGGGTCTACGCGACCCTGTTCCCGACGCACGTGCGCCGCATGATCGTCGACAGCGTGGTGGACCCCTCCCGCGACAACATCTGGTACGAGGCCAACCTCGGCCAGGACGTCGCCTTCCAGATGCGCTGGAACGACTGGGAGGACTGGGTCGCCAAGAACGACGCCTCCTTCCACCTCGGCACCACCCGCGCCGAGGTCGAGGCCAAGTGGCTGAAGCTGCGCGCGAAGGCCAAGGCCAACCCGCTCGGCGGGATCGTCGGCCCGGCCGAGCTCATCGGCTTCTTCCAGAGCGCCCCGTACTACGACTCCTCCTGGGTGCCCGTCGCCCAGACCTGGGCCGCGTACGAGGCCGGCGACGAGCAGGCGCTGATCGACGCCATCGCCCCCGACATGAGCGACATCCAGGGCAACGCCTCGGCGGAGAACGGCAACGCCGTCTACACCGCGGTCGAGTGCGCCGACGCCAAGTGGCCCACCAGCTGGTCCAAGTGGGACCGGGACAACACCAAGCTGCACGCCCAGTACCCCTTCATGACCTGGGCCAACGCGTGGATGAACCTGCCCTGCGCCACCTGGAAGTCCAAGCAGCACCACGCGATCGAGGTCGGTGTCGGCGCCCACCGCGGCCTGCCGCCGGTACTGATCGTGCAGTCCGAGCGTGACGCCGCCACGCCGTACAAGGGCGGGGTCTCGCTGAACAAGCGGCTCGCCGGCTCGCGTCTGATCACCGAGCAGAACGCCGGCTCGCACGGTGTCACCAACCTGGTGAACCCCTGCATCAACACCCGGGTGGACACCTACCTGCTCACCGGCCAGGTGGACGCCCAGAACGTGACGTGCGGTCCGCACGCCACCCCGGTGGCCCCGGCGCCCGTCGCCGCCAAGCTGCTCGCGCCGGCCCCGGCCGCCGACCAGCGGGCGATCGACGAGCTCCCCGCCATCCGCTAG
- a CDS encoding urease subunit alpha: protein MAEISRQVYADLFGPTTGDRIRLADTDLFVEIEQDLGGGPGLAGDEAVFGGGKVIRESMGQARTTRAEGAADTVITGVVILDHWGIVKADVGIRDGRICGIGKAGNPDTMDGVDRALVIGPETEIIAGNGKILTAGAVDAHVHFISPTVIDEALASGITTLVGGGTGPAEGTKATTVTPGPWHLARMFAALESHPVNIGLLGKGNTMSREGMYSQLRGGALGFKLHEDWGSTPAVIDACLTVCEETGAQAAIHTDTLNEAGFVADTLAAIGGRTIHSYHTEGAGGGHAPDIITVVSEPNILPSSTNPTRPHTVNTVEEHLDMLMVCHHLNPAVPEDLAFAESRIRPSTIAAEDVLHDLGAISIISSDAQAMGRVGEVILRTWQTAHVMKKRRGPLPGDGPADNHRARRYIAKYTINPAVAQGLAREIGSVETGKLADLVLWKPAFFGVKPELVIKGGQIAYAQMGDANASIPTPQPVLPRPMFGAYGRAPGLNSVNFTSQAALDDGLPERLGLGKEFVAIESTRKVTKADMRNNDAMPRVEVDADTFTVTIDGEVVEPAPAAELPMAQRYFLF, encoded by the coding sequence ATGGCTGAGATATCGCGCCAGGTCTACGCCGACCTCTTCGGGCCCACCACGGGCGACCGCATCCGCCTCGCCGACACCGACCTCTTCGTCGAGATCGAGCAGGACCTCGGCGGCGGGCCCGGCCTGGCCGGCGACGAGGCCGTCTTCGGCGGCGGCAAGGTCATCCGCGAATCCATGGGCCAGGCCCGCACCACCCGCGCCGAGGGCGCCGCCGACACCGTCATCACCGGAGTGGTGATCCTCGACCACTGGGGCATCGTCAAGGCCGACGTCGGCATCCGCGACGGCCGGATCTGCGGCATCGGCAAGGCCGGCAACCCCGACACCATGGACGGCGTCGACCGCGCCCTGGTGATCGGCCCCGAGACCGAGATCATCGCGGGCAACGGGAAGATCCTCACCGCGGGCGCCGTCGACGCCCACGTCCACTTCATCTCCCCGACCGTGATCGACGAGGCCCTCGCCTCCGGCATCACCACCCTCGTCGGCGGCGGCACCGGACCCGCCGAGGGCACCAAGGCCACCACCGTCACCCCCGGACCCTGGCACCTGGCCCGGATGTTCGCCGCGCTGGAGTCCCACCCCGTCAACATCGGCCTGCTCGGCAAGGGCAACACCATGTCCCGCGAGGGCATGTACTCCCAACTGCGCGGCGGAGCACTCGGCTTCAAGCTCCACGAGGACTGGGGATCCACCCCGGCCGTCATCGACGCCTGCCTCACCGTCTGCGAGGAGACCGGTGCCCAGGCCGCCATCCACACCGACACCCTCAACGAGGCCGGGTTCGTCGCCGACACCCTCGCCGCCATCGGCGGGCGGACCATCCACTCGTACCACACCGAAGGCGCGGGCGGCGGGCACGCACCCGACATCATCACCGTGGTCTCCGAGCCCAACATCCTGCCCAGCTCCACCAACCCGACCCGGCCGCACACCGTCAACACCGTCGAGGAACACCTCGACATGCTGATGGTCTGCCACCACCTCAACCCCGCCGTCCCCGAAGACCTGGCCTTCGCCGAGTCCCGGATCCGGCCCTCCACCATCGCCGCCGAGGACGTCCTGCACGACCTCGGAGCCATCTCGATCATCTCCTCCGACGCCCAGGCCATGGGCCGCGTCGGCGAGGTGATCCTGCGCACCTGGCAGACGGCCCACGTCATGAAGAAGCGGCGCGGCCCCCTGCCCGGCGACGGGCCCGCCGACAACCACCGGGCCAGGCGCTACATCGCCAAGTACACGATCAACCCGGCCGTCGCCCAGGGCCTGGCCCGCGAGATCGGCTCCGTCGAGACCGGCAAGCTCGCCGACCTGGTGCTGTGGAAGCCCGCCTTCTTCGGGGTCAAACCCGAACTGGTCATCAAGGGAGGCCAGATCGCCTACGCGCAGATGGGCGATGCCAACGCCTCCATCCCCACCCCGCAGCCGGTCCTGCCGCGCCCGATGTTCGGGGCGTACGGGCGGGCCCCCGGGCTCAACTCGGTCAACTTCACTTCCCAGGCGGCCCTCGACGACGGACTGCCCGAACGGCTCGGGCTCGGCAAGGAGTTCGTCGCCATCGAGAGCACCCGCAAGGTCACCAAGGCGGACATGCGCAACAACGACGCCATGCCGAGGGTGGAAGTCGACGCCGACACCTTCACCGTCACCATCGACGGCGAGGTGGTGGAACCGGCCCCGGCGGCCGAACTCCCCATGGCCCAGCGCTATTTCCTCTTCTGA
- a CDS encoding urease accessory protein UreF has product MSLATLLVLADGRFPAGGHAHSGGAEAACKAGRIHDAATLAEFCRGRLHTAGLVAAGLAAAAALGIDPAALDEAADARTPSPALRASARRLGRQLMRAARATWPGAELDAMAAAFPRGAHQPVVLGVTARSAGLRPLDAAHVAAYESVGGPATATVRLLGLDPFEASRVLAGLAPELDSVSRQAVRAALRARTDGTHTLPAASSPLLDIAAQAHADWPVRLFAS; this is encoded by the coding sequence ATGAGCCTCGCCACCCTCCTCGTCCTCGCCGACGGCCGCTTCCCCGCCGGAGGCCACGCCCACTCCGGCGGGGCCGAGGCCGCCTGCAAGGCGGGCCGCATCCACGACGCCGCCACCCTGGCGGAGTTCTGCCGGGGCCGGCTGCACACCGCCGGGCTCGTCGCGGCGGGCCTCGCCGCGGCGGCCGCCCTCGGGATCGACCCGGCGGCCCTCGACGAAGCCGCCGACGCCCGGACCCCGTCACCCGCGCTGCGCGCCTCCGCGCGACGGCTCGGGCGCCAGCTGATGCGGGCCGCCCGCGCCACCTGGCCCGGCGCCGAACTGGACGCGATGGCCGCCGCGTTCCCGCGCGGGGCGCACCAGCCCGTGGTGCTCGGCGTCACCGCCCGCTCGGCGGGGCTCCGACCACTGGACGCCGCGCACGTGGCGGCGTACGAGAGCGTGGGCGGGCCGGCCACCGCCACCGTACGGCTGCTCGGCCTGGACCCCTTCGAGGCGAGCCGGGTCCTGGCAGGGCTCGCCCCCGAGCTGGACTCCGTGTCCCGGCAGGCGGTGCGGGCCGCGCTGCGGGCCCGCACCGACGGTACGCACACCCTGCCCGCGGCCTCCTCACCGCTGCTGGACATCGCGGCGCAGGCCCATGCCGACTGGCCGGTACGTCTGTTCGCCTCCTGA